One region of Sphingobacteriales bacterium genomic DNA includes:
- a CDS encoding DUF2062 domain-containing protein, with protein MKFRIDKERIRTFLVKIIRQNASPHRLALSFAIGTFIAILPLFGFGIILGLIVVMVFRQLNKPALMSAFVVWNPLIVVPLMAISYQIGDIFFGSAEVIKYKIELLNHLITFTRRFLVGHLIITADLSIISYLVIRFAAFLYELRKKKRQNH; from the coding sequence ATGAAATTCAGGATTGATAAAGAAAGGATCCGGACATTTTTAGTGAAAATCATCAGGCAAAATGCCAGTCCGCACCGGCTGGCACTGAGTTTTGCCATTGGTACCTTTATCGCAATCCTACCCTTATTTGGTTTTGGAATTATACTCGGCCTGATAGTGGTCATGGTGTTCAGACAACTCAACAAACCGGCACTCATGTCGGCATTCGTGGTGTGGAATCCATTGATTGTCGTGCCTTTAATGGCTATCAGCTATCAGATCGGAGATATTTTTTTTGGTTCTGCCGAAGTAATTAAATACAAAATCGAACTTCTGAATCATCTCATCACGTTTACCAGGCGTTTTCTTGTCGGACATCTGATTATCACTGCCGACCTGTCTATCATTAGCTATCTTGTCATTCGGTTTGCAGCTTTTCTTTATGAATTAAGAAAGAAAAAAAGACAGAATCATTGA
- a CDS encoding sigma-70 family RNA polymerase sigma factor, with translation MRKPFYSDEQLISRYINGDESSLITLVKRYQTRLFSYICYLVKDRTVAEDIFQDVFLKVIIQLKTKKYNEEGKFYQWIVRISRNMVIDYFRNSNKNPTVTDTAGNDILSYIRIPDTNREDEIIEDEIQYMLKKMINALPHEQREVLILRHYANMSFKDIAELTHVSINTALGRMRYALINLRKMMITHNIQLSV, from the coding sequence ATGCGTAAACCTTTTTATTCCGATGAACAACTCATCAGCCGTTATATTAACGGAGATGAAAGCAGCCTGATCACCCTTGTCAAACGGTATCAGACCCGCCTTTTTTCCTATATCTGTTATCTGGTCAAAGACAGGACGGTTGCCGAAGATATTTTTCAGGATGTATTTCTGAAGGTTATAATTCAGCTCAAAACTAAAAAATACAATGAAGAAGGCAAGTTTTATCAGTGGATTGTACGAATCTCCCGGAATATGGTGATTGATTATTTCCGCAACTCAAATAAAAATCCGACCGTAACAGATACTGCCGGAAATGATATTTTATCGTATATCCGCATTCCTGATACCAACAGGGAAGATGAGATCATTGAAGATGAAATTCAGTATATGTTAAAAAAGATGATCAATGCCCTTCCCCATGAGCAGCGTGAAGTTTTGATTCTCAGGCATTATGCCAATATGTCTTTTAAAGATATTGCCGAACTGACCCATGTCAGCATCAACACTGCACTGGGCAGGATGAGATATGCCCTGATAAACTTACGCAAAATGATGATTACCCATAACATTCAGCTCAGTGTCTGA